One window of the Trifolium pratense cultivar HEN17-A07 linkage group LG2, ARS_RC_1.1, whole genome shotgun sequence genome contains the following:
- the LOC123908921 gene encoding geraniol 8-hydroxylase-like, protein MPISPKWKTLRKMCATKIFSSQQLDSTQILRLRKLKELVVYLQENCRKGKPIDIGEVAFTISLNSISNTLFSIDLASFTCSSQKFRHIISSMLIDSSKPNIADYYPILRKIDPQGVRRRMRSHYQKLLTLFESIVEDRTNGKEDSTMERSDVLDSFLEIIQKENPELTLHDVLHLFLDLFVAGIDTTSATIEWAMAELLQNPEKLKKTRNELQQVINKDEEPKDSDINKLPYLQAVVKETLRLHPTAPILVRKSGSEADLCGFRVPKDTLVLVNVWSMGRDSSIWTDPNLFLPERFLESGEEFIGEDFGFIPFGAGRRMCSGVPFAHRVVHTMLATLLYHFDWKLADGEKIEDMDMTEKFGTTLHKVKPLMVIPVEE, encoded by the exons ATGCCTATTTCACCTAAATGGAAGACCCTTAGAAAAATGTGTGCTACCAAGATATTCTCTTCTCAACAGCTTGATTCTACTCAAATTCTTCGTTTAAGAAAATTGAAAGAACTAGTCGTTTACTTGCAAGAAAATTGTAGAAAAGGTAAACCTATTGATATTGGCGAGGTTGCATTTACTATATCACTTAACTCCATATCAAACACCCTTTTCTCTATTGACTTGGCCAGTTTTACTTGTTCTTCTCAAAAGTTTAGACATATTATTTCCTCTATGTTGATCGATTCTTCGAAGCCAAATATTGCAGACTATTATCCTATTTTGCGCAAAATTGATCCACAGGGAGTGAGACGAAGGATGAGAAGCCATTACCAGAAGTTGCTAACACTTTTTGAGTCTATCGTTGAAGATAGAACTAATGGAAAGGAAGATTCTACGATGGAAAGAAGTGATGTGTTAGACTCATTTCTTGAGATCATACAGAAGGAAAATCCTGAACTGACATTACATGATGTGTTACATCTATTTTTG GACTTATTTGTAGCTGGGATAGACACAACATCAGCCACAATTGAATGGGCAATGGCCGAGTTGCTACAAAACCCagagaaattgaagaaaacaagaaaTGAACTTCAACAAGTTATCAACAAAGATGAAGAACCTAAGGATTCAGATATCAATAAACTCCCTTACCTACAAGCAGTTGTAAAAGAAACTCTTAGGTTGCATCCAACAGCTCCTATACTAGTTCGCAAATCTGGATCCGAGGCCGACTTATGTGGCTTCAGGGTACCGAAAGATACACTAGTTCTTGTTAATGTGTGGAGCATGGGAAGGGACTCGAGCATTTGGACCGACCCAAATTTGTTTCTGCCTGAAAGGTTTTTAGAGAGCGGAGAAGAATTTATAGGAGAAGATTTTGGGTTCATTCCCTTTGGAGCTGGTAGAAGAATGTGTTCTGGAGTTCCGTTTGCTCATAGGGTTGTGCATACTATGCTGGCCACTTTGCTTTACCATTTTGATTGGAAGCTAGCTGATGGGGAGAAAATTGAAGACATGGACATGACTGAAAAATTTGGAACTACTTTGCATAAAGTCAAGCCTCTTATGGTTATTCCTGTCGAAGAATGA
- the LOC123908704 gene encoding E3 ubiquitin-protein ligase ATL23-like: MLDSVLFALFLPCLGMSSIFIVYMCLLWYTTTPNYNNRGGGGSDGTPPIKPVTDKGLSPLDLEKIPKITGKELVAPTECAVCLDEIDIEQPARLVPGCNHAFHVQCADTWLSKHPLCPLCRSKLDPQILNSESPC; the protein is encoded by the coding sequence ATGCTTGATTCAGTTCTTTTTGCGCTTTTTCTTCCTTGTTTAGGAATGAGTTCAATTTTCATCGTCTACATGTGCCTTCTATGGTACACCACCACTCCTAATTATAACAACcgtggtggtggtggttctgATGGTACACCGCCGATTAAGCCGGTCACTGATAAGGGTCTCTCCCCTTTAGATCTTGAAAAGATACCTAAAATAACAGGTAAAGAATTGGTTGCGCCCACTGAATGCGCCGTTTGTCTCGACGAAATCGATATTGAACAGCCGGCTCGTCTGGTTCCAGGCTGTAATCACGCTTTTCATGTCCAATGTGCTGACACGTGGCTATCTAAACACCCTCTTTGTCCTCTCTGTAGATCCAAACTTGACCCTCAGATTCTCAATTCTGAAAGTCCCTGCTAA
- the LOC123908923 gene encoding nuclease SbcCD subunit C, translated as MALSSAFHERLEQMDRTRIQRLSLLQAEKELQTQKSRILASKLANIRALEQRCWLFDRKIASQNFNLLSLKSQIENLEAKYDSLWQEFRSMQNEVEEIEELHKMKGSFYEAKKMEMKEFKEMSDKFVVKCELEVETLRNGVNELRSSFTDLKSNKRNSCNSEIAAAEARRLRLLAEKENVCRYIESNHQIKAQLQNQVQNFL; from the exons ATGGCGCTTTCATCAGCATTTCATGAACGACTCGAACAAATGGACCGCACACGAATTCAACGTCTCTCCCTACTCCAG GCCGAGAAAGAATTGCAAACTCAAAAATCACGTATTCTAGCTTCAAAACTTGCAAATATAAGAGCCTTGGAGCAAAGGTGCTGGCTGTTTGATCGTAAAATAGCATCGCAGAATTTCAACCTTCTGTCTCTCAAATCTCAAATTGAAAACCTCGAAGCCAAATATGATTCCCTTTGGCAGGAATTTAG GTCAATGCAGAATGAAGTGGAGGAGATTGAAGAGTTGCACAAAATGAAAGGTAGCTTTTATGAAGCAAAGAAGATGGAAATGAAGGAATTCAAGGAAATGTCTGATAAGTTTGTGGTGAAATGTGAATTGGAAGTTGAGACTTTGAGGAATGGAGTCAATGAG CTGAGGTCCTCTTTCACGGATCTTAAAAGCAACAAAAGGAACTCATGTAATTCAGAGATAGCTGCTGCTGAAGCGAGAAGGTTGAGACTGTTGGCTGAGAAGGAAAATGTATGTAGATATATTGAATCTAACCACCAAATCAAAGCACAGTTGCAAAATCAGGTTCAGAATTTTCTGTGA
- the LOC123908922 gene encoding calcyclin-binding protein-like, which yields MAEELTLDLEELRHLHEIAKRPRILSLLTSEIRNLEKLSSETSSSARASQIPAPISTGTTVSPVIKYSPLASFSWDQDNDKVKIYVSLEGVDESKIESEFKPNSFDVKFHDIQGKNYRCAIVKLHKEIVPEKCKVFVKPKRVIITLVKASKVNWLDLNFKEDKLKPTMDKEKDPMAGIMDLMKNMYEDGDEEMKKTIAKAWTDARTGKTADPLSSYR from the exons atggcagAAGAATTGACATTAGATTTGGAAGAGCTTCGTCACTTGCACGAAATCGCCAAAAGACCTCGAATCCTCTCTCTTCTCACCTCCGAGATTCGCAATTTGGAAAAG TTATCATCAGAGACATCATCTTCTGCACGTGCATCACAGATTCCAGCACCAATTTCTACCGGAACTACGGTGTCACCTGTAATCAAGTATTCCCCTCTCGCATCTTTCAGTTGGGATCAGGATAATGACAAAGTCAAG ATATATGTGTCACTTGAGGGAGTTGATGAGAGCAAGATTGAATCTGAGTTTAAGCCAAATTCGTTTGATGTCAAGTTCCATGATATTCAAGGGAAGAACTATCGATGCGCGATTGTGAAATTGCACAAGGAGATAGTACCAGAGAAATGTAAGGTTTTCGTCAAGCCTAAAAGGGTAATCATCACTTTGGTGAAGGCTTCCAAAGTAAACTGGCTAGATTTGAATTTCAAAGAAGATAAG CTGAAGCCAACCATGGATAAAGAGAAAGACCCAATGGCAGGAATCATGGACTTGATGAAG AATATGTACGAGGATGGGGATGAGGAGATGAAGAAAACAATTGCAAAAGCATGGACTGATGCTAGAACCGGAAAAACAGCTGACCCTTTAAGTAGCTATCGTTGA
- the LOC123907853 gene encoding sulfiredoxin, chloroplastic/mitochondrial isoform X3: MANFVLQVPITLRSFTVSASSNPNGAALSGGSGSNSGVGPVILELPLDKIRRPLMRTRSNDPIKVQELMDSISQIGLQVPVSLVVTGMRLTNDLDSPPYAAKYGVVQKRL, encoded by the exons atggcaaattttGTTCTGCAGGTTCCAATTACTTTGAGAAGTTTCACTGTGTCTGCTTCATCCAACCCAAATG ggGCTGCTCTTTCTGGTGGTTCTGGAAGCAATTCTGGTGTGGGTCCAGTGATATTGGAACTTCCTTTAGATAAGATAAGAAGGCCTCTGATGAGAACTAGATCAAATGATCCAATCAAAGTTCAAGAACTCATGGATAGTATTAGTCAAATTGGTCTTCAAGTGCCT GTTTCTCTGGTTGTCACCGGTATGAGGCTCACCAACGACTTGGACTCCCCACCATACGCTGCAAAATACGGCGTGGTACAAAAGAGACTCTAA
- the LOC123907852 gene encoding 14 kDa zinc-binding protein has protein sequence MAATVPFSLLRNYSQLVSTRAFVVKANNFSFSNSVLPIQCRRSPFSTSAANNEQAAAKAAAVNADSGAPTIFDKIINKEIPSSIVYEDEKVLAFRDISPQAPVHVLVIPKFRDGLTELGKADARHGEILGQLLYAAKIVAEKEGISDGFRVVINSGASACQSVYHLHLHVLGGRQMNWPPG, from the exons ATGGCAGCCACTGTTCCTTTCTCTCTTCTTAG GAACTACTCGCAATTGGTGTCAACAAGAGCTTTTGTTGTTAAAGCGAACAACTTCAGTTTCTCCAACTCTGTTCTTCCTATTCAATGTCGCAG GTCGCCTTTTAGTACCAGTGCTGCAAACAATGAACAAGCTGCGGCCAAAGCAGCTGCTGTTAATGCTGACAGTGGAGCACCAACAAT ATTCGACAAGATCATAAACAAGGAAATCCCTTCTAGCATTGTATATGAAGATGAAAAAGTCCTCGCCTTTCGGGACATAAGTCCACAGGCTCCAGTTCATGTTCTGGTCATTCCAAAATTCAGAGATGGATTAACAGAACTTGGGAAG GCTGATGCTAGACATGGGGAGATACTTGGTCAGCTTCTCTACGCCGCAAAAATAGTAGCTGAGAAAGAAGGCATATCTGATGGATTTCGTGTTGTCATCAACAGTGGTGCCAGTGCCT GCCAAAGTGTGTATCATCTGCACTTGCATGTCCTAGGTGGGAGACAGATGAATTGGCCACCTGGTTGA
- the LOC123907851 gene encoding probable arabinosyltransferase ARAD1 yields the protein MMPYAKTMNEETTPTKTKGKKPKTTFQTLFSTMTRKPILKRTLAIIFIILVLYALFNTFFQPTDSTTFDSATATSTFPFNSATSSSVQLAAGASKFPSVKVYLYDLPERFTYGVIRHHSLARGSRVDENDVSTVKYPGHQHMAEWYLFSDLARPDSERPGSPVVRVLDPDEADLFFVPFFSSLSLIVNPIRPPGSGPGPEKNAYSDEETQEALVVWLEKQEYWKKSNGRDHVIVASDPNAMYRVVDRVKNCVLLLSDFGRLRPDQGSLVKDVIVPYSHRIKSYEGDVGVDKRNTLLFFMGNRYRKEGGKIRDTLFQILEKEDDVIIKHGAQSRESRRAASLGMHTSKFCLHPAGDTPSACRLFDAIVSLCVPVIVSDSIELPFEDTIDYRKIAVFVETAPATKPGYLVSILRGITPDRVLEYQKELKEVKRYFEYEEQDGTVNEIWRQVSKKLPLIKLMINREKRLFAKETECSCVCTNQTAVRSL from the exons ATGATGCCTTACGCAAAAACCATGAACGAAGAAACAACACCAACCAAAACCAAAGGCAAAAAACCTAAAACCACTTTTCAAACACTCTTCTCAACAATGACAAGAAAACCAATTCTCAAACGAACCCTAGCAATCATTTTCATTATCTTAGTTCTCTACGCGCTCTTCAACACGTTTTTCCAACCCACCGATTCCACCACCTTCGACTCCGCCACCGCCACCTCTACTTTTCCTTTCAACTCCGCCACCTCCTCCTCCGTCCAACTCGCTGCTGGTGCATCCAAATTCCCTTCTGTTAAGGTTTACCTTTACGATCTTCCTGAAAGGTTCACCTATGGTGTTATTCGTCATCATTCTCTCGCGCGTGGCTCACGCGTCGATGAAAACGATGTTTCGACGGTTAAATATCCCGGTCACCAGCATATGGCGGAGTGGTACCTTTTTTCGGATCTCGCTCGACCGGATTCTGAACGACCGGGTTCGCCTGTGGTTCGGGTTTTAGATCCGGATGAGGCTGATTTGTTTTTCGTTCCGTTTTTTTCGTCGTTGAGTTTGATTGTGAACCCGATCCGGCCTCCTGGATCGGGTCCTGGTCCGGAGAAGAATGCTTATAGCGATGAGGAGACTCAGGAGGCTTTGGTGGTGTGGCTTGAGAAGCAGGAATATTGGAAGAAAAGCAATGGGAGGGATCATGTGATTGTGGCTTCTGATCCGAATGCAATGTATCGGGTTGTGGATCGGGTTAAGAACTGCGTGTTGCTTTTGTCGGATTTTGGACGGTTACGACCTGATCAGGGATCTCTGGTGAAGGATGTGATTGTGCCGTATTCACATCGTATAAAATCATATGAAGGTGATGTTGGTGTTGATAAACGTAACACCTTGTTGTTTTTCATGGGAAATCGATATCGTAAAGAG GGAGGGAAAATTCGTGACACACTCTTTCAAATTCTAGAAAAGGAGGATGATGTTATAATAAAACATGGAGCACAATCCAGAGAGAGTCGGCGGGCAGCTTCACTAGGAATGCATACATCAAAGTTTTGCTTACATCCAGCAGGAGATACCCCATCAGCCTGCCGATTGTTTGATGCTATAGTCAGCTTGTGTGTTCCAGTGATTGTCAGCGATAGTATTGAGTTGCCTTTTGAAGATACTATAGACTATAGAAAGATTGCTGTTTTTGTGGAAACTGCTCCTGCTACAAAGCCAGGATATTTGGTGTCAATTTTGAGAGGCATTACCCCGGATAGAGTCTTGGAATATCAGAAAGAACTAAAAGAG GTGAAGCGATACTTTGAATACGAAGAACAAGATGGGACAGTAAATGAGATTTGGCGCCAAGTTTCAAAAAAACTACCATTGATCAAATTGATGATCAACCGCGAGAAAAGGCTGTTTGCAAAGGAAACTGAATGCTCTTGTGTATGTACAAACCAGACTGCCGTTAGAAGCTTATAG
- the LOC123907853 gene encoding sulfiredoxin, chloroplastic/mitochondrial isoform X2, translated as MANFVLQVPITLRSFTVSASSNPNGAALSGGSGSNSGVGPVILELPLDKIRRPLMRTRSNDPIKVQELMDSISQIGLQVPIDVLEVDGNYYGFSGCHRYEAHQRLGLPTIRCKIRRGTKETLRHHMR; from the exons atggcaaattttGTTCTGCAGGTTCCAATTACTTTGAGAAGTTTCACTGTGTCTGCTTCATCCAACCCAAATG ggGCTGCTCTTTCTGGTGGTTCTGGAAGCAATTCTGGTGTGGGTCCAGTGATATTGGAACTTCCTTTAGATAAGATAAGAAGGCCTCTGATGAGAACTAGATCAAATGATCCAATCAAAGTTCAAGAACTCATGGATAGTATTAGTCAAATTGGTCTTCAAGTGCCT ATTGATGTGCTAGAGGTTGATGGAAACTATTATG GTTTCTCTGGTTGTCACCGGTATGAGGCTCACCAACGACTTGGACTCCCCACCATACGCTGCAAAATACGGCGTGGTACAAAAGAGACTCTAAG GCATCATATGCGCTAA
- the LOC123907853 gene encoding sulfiredoxin, chloroplastic/mitochondrial isoform X1: protein MANFVLQVPITLRSFTVSASSNPNGAALSGGSGSNSGVGPVILELPLDKIRRPLMRTRSNDPIKVQELMDSISQIGLQVPIDVLEVDGNYYGMHFYELCEASYMVSLVVTGMRLTNDLDSPPYAAKYGVVQKRL, encoded by the exons atggcaaattttGTTCTGCAGGTTCCAATTACTTTGAGAAGTTTCACTGTGTCTGCTTCATCCAACCCAAATG ggGCTGCTCTTTCTGGTGGTTCTGGAAGCAATTCTGGTGTGGGTCCAGTGATATTGGAACTTCCTTTAGATAAGATAAGAAGGCCTCTGATGAGAACTAGATCAAATGATCCAATCAAAGTTCAAGAACTCATGGATAGTATTAGTCAAATTGGTCTTCAAGTGCCT ATTGATGTGCTAGAGGTTGATGGAAACTATTATGGTATGCATTTTTATGAATTGTGTGAGGCGTCGTATATG GTTTCTCTGGTTGTCACCGGTATGAGGCTCACCAACGACTTGGACTCCCCACCATACGCTGCAAAATACGGCGTGGTACAAAAGAGACTCTAA